A stretch of the Terriglobia bacterium genome encodes the following:
- a CDS encoding LD-carboxypeptidase, with protein sequence MKTLLPCALKPGDVIGVVSPAGIVNKAGLRQGIRTLARMGFRVKVGPHVLARDSFYAGNHRGRQADLNAMIRDPAVKAIFCARGGYGSVYLLEDLDFKTLRRQAKIVMGASDITVLLNTIHNRTGLITFHGPMVATNFSKGETGVDLESFRNAVMGLGVGKQRNPWSLSLTHEGVIRPGRSEGKLLGGCLSLLISSMGTPYEFDSADSILFIEDVNEPPYRLDRMLKQLGDAGKFRRVRGVVLGDMLNCADEKHPRWTAQKVLESYFRNFNGPVVRGLSSGHTRNPFVTLPIGARVTLDTRSNPRLVIEEPTTK encoded by the coding sequence ATGAAAACCCTGCTTCCATGCGCGCTTAAGCCGGGAGATGTCATAGGCGTGGTGTCTCCTGCGGGAATTGTGAACAAGGCGGGGCTGCGCCAGGGAATAAGGACCCTTGCCCGTATGGGATTCCGCGTCAAGGTGGGGCCCCACGTTCTTGCAAGGGACTCTTTCTATGCCGGCAATCATCGAGGGCGCCAGGCCGACTTGAATGCCATGATCCGCGATCCCGCCGTCAAGGCGATCTTTTGCGCGCGCGGAGGCTATGGATCAGTTTACTTGCTCGAAGATCTGGACTTCAAGACCCTCCGCCGGCAGGCAAAGATTGTGATGGGAGCGAGTGATATCACCGTCCTCCTTAACACCATCCATAACCGGACCGGTCTGATCACGTTTCATGGTCCGATGGTGGCGACCAACTTTTCCAAAGGCGAAACGGGTGTCGATCTTGAATCCTTCCGGAACGCCGTGATGGGCCTGGGAGTAGGGAAACAAAGAAATCCCTGGAGCCTGTCGCTTACGCACGAAGGCGTCATTCGTCCGGGACGATCCGAGGGAAAGCTGTTGGGCGGATGCTTGTCGCTTCTCATCAGTTCAATGGGTACTCCCTACGAGTTCGACAGTGCCGACAGTATCCTGTTCATTGAAGACGTCAATGAACCCCCGTATCGCCTCGATCGCATGCTCAAACAGCTGGGAGATGCCGGCAAATTCCGCCGGGTGCGCGGCGTTGTACTGGGCGACATGCTGAACTGTGCGGACGAGAAGCATCCGCGCTGGACCGCTCAGAAAGTACTGGAGAGCTACTTCCGCAATTTTAACGGACCGGTGGTTAGAGGACTCAGCTCCGGCCATACGCGCAATCCCTTCGTGACGTTGCCGATC